A part of Ascochyta rabiei chromosome 3, complete sequence genomic DNA contains:
- a CDS encoding endoplasmic oxidoreductin-1: MHTASQVFYLAVFSLLGGSHAVSHATSTTSKSPPPNVCNVSKKAPSPPPSGTHGDETKSTFQLEPGAIVSDACASYSTLEQLNEAIHPYLHSITQDTDFFSHYRLSLYSKKCPFWDDENGICGNVACAVNTLDNEEDIPLVWRAKELGKLEGPTAHHPGKKEQKEERKRPLHGSLGENVDESCVVEYDDECDERDYCVPDDAFAPAKGDYVSLVDNPERFTGYAGVGAQQVWEAIYRENCFSKPPKVASGQSTGRSAPLGGSPFGGFGNQQQMLAANQLRNAMKEGGLQQKVQSAIAHGTAVARLDPVEFDDTCLEKRVFHRVISGMHASISTHLCWDYLNQTTGQWGPNLACYEQRLHNYPERISNIYFNYALVMRAVGKIKQHIQDYSFCSEDPEQDLRTKNSVLRLASALPSGPEIFDETVMFQDPGTVVLKEDFRNRFRNVSRIMDCVGCDKCRLWGKLQTNGYGTALKVLFEFDEQDSSQDPPLRRTELVALVNTMDRLSHSLSAIKEFRRMIDEREGVPEAAVPTPQEPSQGVLKTKLALEEKKEPETRYTEDGLPDFNRDWDASNMTAWQEAVAEYQLIVRVFKYVLWQWYYMPQKFGRIAVLEAKRLYDWWSGMVPSERSWEIRIPRREEL, from the exons ATGCACACAGCATCGCAGGTGTTCTACCTGGCAGTCTTCTCGCTGCTAGGTGGCTCACACGCTGTCAGTCACGCCACGTCTACAACGTCCAAATCTCCACCTCCAAACGTCTGCAATGTAAGCAAGAAAGCGCCGTCTCCTCCCCCCTCTGGCACCCATGGCGACGAAACTAAAAGCACTTTCCAGTTGGAGCCCGGCGCAATCGTATCAGACGCCTGCGCAAGCTACAGCACCCTCGAACAGCTGAATGAAGCCATACATCCCTACCTCCACTCGATTACACAAGACACTGACTTCTTTTCGCACTACCGCCTGAGCTTGTACAGCAAGAAATGTCCCTTCTGGGACGACGAGAATGGGATATGTGGGAATGTGGCATGTGCGGTGAACACATTGGATAACGAGGAGGACATACCGCTGGTCTGGCGCGCGAAAGAGCTGGGCAAGCTAGAAGGGCCTACAGCGCATCACCCTGGCAAGAAAGAgcagaaagaagagagaaagagGCCGCTGCACGGAAGTCTGGGCGAGAACGTCGACGAAAGCTGTGTAGTCGAGTACGACGACGAGTGCGACGAGCGCGACTATTGCGTACCGGACGATGCCTTCGCCCCGGCAAAAGGAGACTACGTGTCGCTTGTGGACAACCCGGAGCGCTTCACTGGATATGCCGGAGTGGGTGCCCAGCAGGTTTGGGAAGCCATCTACCGCGAGAACTGCTTCAGCAAGCCGCCGAAGGTGGCCTCTGGACAGTCGACTGGTCGCTCTGCGCCGCTTGGGGGCTCACCGTTTGGCGGTTTCGGGAACCAGCAGCAGATGTTGGCGGCAAATCAACTGCGGAACGCCATGAAAGAGGGCGGTCTTCAGCAGAAGGTCCAGTCTGCCATCGCTCACGGAACGGCTGTTGCGCGTCTCGACCCTGTCGAGTTTGACGACACCTGCTTGGAGAAGCGTGTGTTCCATCGCGTCATCTCTGGTATGCACGCGTCCATCTCAACGCATCTGTGCTGGGACTACTTGAACCAGACGACTGGTCAATGGGGACCAAACCTCGCCTGTTACGAGCAGCGACTTCATAACTATCCTGAACGCATTTCCAACATCTACTTCAACTACGCGCTTGTAATGCGCGCGGTCGGAAAGATCAAGCAACACATCCAGGACTACTCTTTCTGTTCCGAAGACCCCGAACAGGATCTGCGTACGAAGAATTCGGTTTTGCGTCTGGCGTCTGCGCTCCCTTCAGGCCCCGAGATTTTTGATGAAACAGTCATGTTCCAGGACCCCGGCACAGTCGTCTTGAAGGAGGACTTCCGCAACCGCTTTAGGAACGTGAGCAGGATTATGGATTGTGTTGGCTGCGATAAGTGCCGCCTTTGGGGCAAACTGCAGACGAACGGCTACGGCACAGCTCTCAAGGTCCTATTCGAATTCGACGAGCAAGATTCTTCCCAAGACCCACCGCTACGCCGTACTGAGCTTGTTGCGCTGGTTAACACCATGGACCGTCTCTCTCACTCTCTCTCGGCGATCAAGGAATTCCGTCGTATGATTGACGAGCGTGAAGGTGTCCCTGAGGCCGCTGTGCCTACACCCCAAGAGCCATCTCAGGGCGTCCTCAAGACAAAGCTCGCGCTcgaggaaaagaaagaaccAGAGACCAGGTACACAGAGGATGGTCTTCCTGATTTCAACCGTGACTGGGACGCAAGCAATATGACAGCTTGGCAAGAGGCGGTGGCAGAGTATCAGCTGATAGTGCGTGTCTTCAAATACGTGCTATGGCAATGGTACTACATGCCGCAGAAGTT TGGCAGAATCGCAGTCCTTGAGGCCAAGCGCCTGTACGACTGGTGGTCAGGCATGGTGCCTAGCGAGAGGAGTTGGGAAATCCGTATCCCCAGAAGAGAAGAGCTGTAA